One window of Brachybacterium ginsengisoli genomic DNA carries:
- a CDS encoding ExeM/NucH family extracellular endonuclease: MSSTAHGPRLRSRLARVGGATAALALGLSLAPGILPSALAAAVAPGDLQINEVYGGGGNSGAAFQNDFVELVNTSDADISIDGWSLQYASKTGAFNNSLSLTGTVPAGGTFLVQLAAGNGNGDPLPAADLTGGINASGTGGVFALSDAEGKLACTGTTCAEDPAVVDLVGWGGASTFSGEAPAPATTNATSVARTAATGENSTDFAAGAPTPTNAAGEGSGGEGPVDPGDPEEPPADAAEASIAEIQGTGAASPLVGKNVITEGVVTAVYATGGLNGYVIQTGGTGGALDFSTHTGSTAVFVYSSATAGQVAIGDSVRVTGEVAEYNGSTQITVGASGLEKLEQPLEPVEPATLEGGFPTEESQRESLEHMLYLPGEGDFTVTDIYSTNKYGEITLAIGDEPLQQAGDIMAPGAEATEYFESRESLKVLLDDGRTTNFQSTPTSPMSWLTTEEPVRVGAAATFTEPVVVAYSFDQWRLNTTTPWTSSDSDGVDFEDTRQDAPDEVGGDVKLSTFNVLNYFTTLGEDTPGCEPYTNMNGEGTNVRGGCDLRGAWGADDLERQQSKIVDAISGTGADVVGLTEIENSARIDGDPDEATATLVAALNEKDGAGTWDYIPTDPAYQALGLTGGQDAITNAIIYKPAEVAPQGEAQILAGDPAFDNAREPIGQAFVPLEGSGEEQVQGEPFFFSINHFKSKGSADAEDSGLPADPVQGNSRTSRLQQAEALLAWSEETAAGLGVEDVYLGGDFNAYTQEEPLQIFYDEGFVNLAETHDPGSWSYSYGGMVGSLDHVIANPSGAERVTGATDWQINGAESVMTQYARYQNNITDLYESGPFGSSDHDPIVVGLAGGFSEEEPGNGGDNGSGNGNGNGNGNGNGNGNGPRENDNRGPGKNNGTPGGSNSGIGHGAGGKGGKG, encoded by the coding sequence ATGAGCAGCACCGCCCACGGACCCCGCCTCCGCTCGCGTCTCGCGCGCGTCGGCGGCGCGACCGCCGCCCTCGCCCTCGGCCTGAGCCTCGCGCCCGGCATCCTGCCCTCCGCCCTGGCGGCCGCCGTCGCCCCCGGCGACCTCCAGATCAACGAGGTCTATGGCGGCGGCGGCAACTCCGGCGCCGCCTTCCAGAACGACTTCGTCGAGCTGGTCAACACCTCCGACGCCGACATCTCGATCGACGGCTGGTCCCTCCAGTACGCCTCGAAGACCGGCGCCTTCAACAACTCCCTGAGCCTCACGGGCACCGTCCCCGCCGGCGGCACCTTCCTCGTGCAGCTCGCGGCCGGCAACGGCAACGGCGACCCGCTGCCCGCCGCGGACCTCACCGGCGGCATCAACGCCTCCGGCACCGGCGGCGTGTTCGCGCTCTCCGACGCCGAGGGGAAGCTCGCCTGCACCGGCACCACCTGCGCCGAGGACCCGGCCGTCGTGGACCTCGTGGGCTGGGGCGGCGCCTCGACCTTCTCCGGCGAGGCCCCCGCGCCCGCCACCACCAACGCGACCTCCGTTGCCCGCACCGCCGCGACCGGCGAGAACTCGACCGACTTCGCCGCCGGCGCGCCGACGCCGACCAACGCCGCGGGCGAGGGCTCCGGCGGGGAGGGCCCCGTCGATCCGGGCGACCCTGAGGAGCCGCCGGCCGACGCCGCCGAGGCGAGCATCGCCGAGATCCAGGGCACCGGCGCGGCCAGCCCGCTGGTCGGGAAGAACGTGATCACCGAGGGTGTGGTGACGGCGGTCTACGCCACCGGTGGTCTGAACGGCTACGTCATCCAGACCGGCGGCACCGGCGGGGCGCTGGACTTCTCCACCCACACCGGCTCCACCGCCGTGTTCGTCTACTCCTCTGCCACGGCCGGTCAGGTCGCGATCGGCGACTCGGTGCGCGTGACGGGTGAGGTCGCCGAGTACAACGGCTCCACCCAGATCACCGTCGGCGCGAGCGGCCTCGAGAAGCTCGAGCAGCCGCTGGAGCCCGTCGAGCCCGCCACCCTCGAGGGCGGCTTCCCCACCGAGGAGTCGCAGCGCGAGAGCCTCGAGCACATGCTGTACCTGCCGGGCGAGGGTGACTTCACCGTCACCGACATCTACAGCACCAACAAGTACGGCGAGATCACCCTCGCCATCGGCGACGAGCCGCTCCAGCAGGCCGGGGACATCATGGCCCCGGGTGCCGAGGCCACCGAGTACTTCGAGAGCCGCGAGAGCCTCAAGGTGCTGCTGGACGACGGCCGCACCACCAACTTCCAGAGCACCCCCACCTCGCCGATGAGCTGGCTGACCACGGAGGAGCCCGTGCGCGTGGGCGCCGCGGCGACCTTCACCGAGCCGGTCGTGGTCGCCTACTCCTTCGACCAGTGGCGCCTGAACACCACCACCCCGTGGACCTCCTCCGACTCCGACGGGGTCGACTTCGAGGACACCCGCCAGGACGCCCCGGACGAGGTGGGCGGCGACGTGAAGCTGTCCACCTTCAACGTGCTGAACTACTTCACCACCCTCGGCGAGGACACCCCCGGCTGCGAGCCCTACACGAACATGAACGGCGAGGGCACGAACGTGCGCGGCGGCTGCGACCTGCGCGGCGCGTGGGGCGCCGACGACCTCGAGCGCCAGCAGTCCAAGATCGTCGACGCGATCTCCGGCACCGGCGCGGACGTGGTGGGCCTGACCGAGATCGAGAACTCCGCCCGCATCGACGGCGACCCCGACGAGGCCACCGCGACGCTGGTCGCGGCCCTGAACGAGAAGGACGGCGCGGGCACCTGGGACTACATCCCCACCGACCCGGCCTACCAGGCGCTCGGCCTCACCGGCGGCCAGGACGCGATCACGAACGCGATCATCTACAAGCCGGCCGAGGTGGCGCCGCAGGGCGAGGCGCAGATCCTCGCCGGCGACCCCGCGTTCGACAACGCCCGCGAGCCGATCGGGCAGGCCTTCGTGCCGCTCGAGGGCAGCGGCGAGGAGCAGGTCCAGGGCGAGCCGTTCTTCTTCTCCATCAACCACTTCAAGTCCAAGGGCTCCGCGGACGCCGAGGACTCCGGCCTGCCGGCCGATCCGGTGCAGGGCAACTCCCGCACCTCCCGTCTGCAGCAGGCCGAGGCGCTGCTGGCCTGGAGCGAGGAGACCGCTGCGGGGCTCGGCGTCGAGGACGTCTACCTGGGCGGTGACTTCAACGCCTACACCCAGGAGGAGCCGCTGCAGATCTTCTACGACGAGGGCTTCGTGAACCTCGCCGAGACCCACGACCCCGGCAGCTGGTCCTACAGCTACGGCGGCATGGTCGGCTCGCTCGACCACGTCATCGCGAACCCCTCGGGGGCGGAGCGCGTCACCGGCGCGACCGACTGGCAGATCAACGGCGCCGAGTCCGTGATGACGCAGTACGCGCGCTACCAGAACAACATCACCGACCTCTACGAGTCCGGCCCCTTCGGCTCCTCCGACCATGACCCGATCGTGGTGGGCCTGGCCGGCGGCTTCTCCGAGGAGGAGCCCGGCAACGGCGGCGACAACGGGAGCGGGAACGGCAATGGCAACGGGAACGGGAACGGGAACGGGAACGGGAACGGGCCGCGCGAGAACGACAACCGCGGCCCGGGGAAGAACAACGGCACCCCCGGCGGCAGCAACAGCGGCATCGGCCACGGCGCCGGTGGCAAGGGCGGCAAGGGCTGA
- a CDS encoding APC family permease: MTSTSGALARRLGLRDAVVIGLASMIGAGAFVSLGAASDLAGALAPLAVLLAAGVALCNATSTAQLAAQHPASGGTYHYGREQLGPWWGFLAGWCFVLGKIASCAAMALVIAAYLVPEPAQRIVAALVVVVLTGVNLVGVTRTAALARVLVSVALVALVLTGARLVGGVLLGAGGSAGSDAADAGAAIPGPLAGSAAGLWDGGLAAVLGAGAGGAAGIVLAVAQAAALMFFAFAGYARVATLGEEVVEPRRTIPRAILLALAVVAALYLALSVVLVLVGPAPGADGWGPAPFLTALDAVGAGGAWHAVITVGAVAAATGALLALVAGISRTALAMARERDLPPVLAPVSPRFSVPQRAELAAGIAVVLLVLLASDVLVAIAASSFGVLLYYAIANLAALTQVGQWRLFPKAMQVIGLVGCLLLVAALPGRTIVAGAALVLAGVAYRGVVLAVRR; this comes from the coding sequence ATGACCAGCACCTCCGGCGCTCTCGCGCGACGCCTCGGCCTGCGCGACGCGGTCGTCATCGGCCTCGCCTCGATGATCGGCGCGGGGGCCTTCGTGTCCCTCGGCGCCGCTTCGGACCTCGCCGGCGCTCTCGCCCCGCTCGCGGTGCTCCTCGCGGCCGGGGTCGCGCTGTGCAACGCCACCTCCACCGCGCAGCTCGCCGCCCAGCACCCGGCGTCGGGCGGCACCTACCACTACGGCCGGGAGCAGCTCGGGCCGTGGTGGGGCTTCCTCGCCGGATGGTGCTTCGTGCTCGGGAAGATCGCCTCCTGCGCCGCGATGGCGCTGGTCATCGCCGCCTACCTGGTGCCCGAGCCGGCGCAGCGGATCGTCGCCGCGCTCGTGGTCGTGGTGCTCACCGGCGTGAACCTGGTGGGCGTCACCCGCACCGCCGCCCTCGCCCGCGTGCTGGTGAGCGTCGCGCTGGTCGCGCTGGTGCTCACCGGGGCGCGGCTCGTCGGCGGCGTGCTGCTCGGGGCGGGGGGCTCGGCGGGCTCCGACGCGGCCGATGCCGGCGCGGCGATCCCCGGCCCGCTCGCGGGGTCGGCCGCGGGCCTGTGGGACGGCGGGCTGGCCGCCGTGCTCGGCGCCGGTGCGGGCGGTGCGGCCGGGATCGTGCTCGCCGTGGCCCAGGCAGCGGCGCTGATGTTCTTCGCCTTCGCGGGATACGCCCGTGTGGCGACCCTCGGCGAGGAGGTCGTCGAACCGCGTCGCACCATCCCGCGCGCGATCCTGCTGGCCCTGGCCGTCGTGGCCGCGCTGTACCTGGCACTGTCGGTGGTGCTGGTCCTCGTGGGTCCGGCGCCGGGGGCGGACGGCTGGGGACCGGCGCCGTTCCTCACGGCGCTCGATGCGGTCGGCGCCGGGGGAGCGTGGCACGCGGTCATCACCGTCGGCGCCGTCGCCGCGGCCACCGGGGCGCTGCTCGCCCTGGTCGCCGGGATATCCCGCACCGCCCTCGCGATGGCGCGCGAGCGGGACCTGCCCCCGGTGCTCGCCCCCGTCAGCCCGCGCTTCTCGGTGCCGCAGCGCGCCGAGCTCGCCGCCGGGATCGCGGTGGTGCTGCTGGTGCTGCTCGCCTCGGACGTGCTCGTCGCCATCGCCGCCTCCTCCTTCGGCGTGCTCCTCTACTACGCGATCGCGAACCTCGCCGCGCTCACCCAAGTGGGGCAGTGGCGGCTGTTCCCGAAGGCGATGCAGGTGATCGGCCTGGTCGGCTGCCTGCTGCTCGTCGCGGCCCTGCCCGGCCGCACCATCGTGGCCGGGGCGGCGCTGGTCCTCGCCGGCGTCGCGTACCGGGGCGTCGTGCTGGCCGTGCGCCGGTGA
- a CDS encoding ArsR/SmtB family transcription factor: protein MHALDVLGDPVRRRILELLADDGERGAGEIGEVVQQEFGISQPAVSQHLKVLREQGFATVRAEGRRRLYALDARGPREARDWLSPFERFWLPKLDALGTELARGKRQRRLAAPTDPAPGTPPAATTNPTKET from the coding sequence ATGCACGCGCTCGATGTCCTCGGCGACCCCGTGCGGCGGAGGATCCTCGAGCTCCTCGCCGACGACGGGGAGCGCGGCGCGGGCGAGATCGGCGAGGTCGTCCAGCAGGAGTTCGGGATCAGCCAGCCGGCCGTCTCCCAGCATCTGAAGGTCCTGCGCGAGCAGGGCTTCGCGACGGTGCGCGCCGAGGGCAGGCGCCGCCTCTACGCGCTCGACGCCCGCGGACCCCGCGAGGCCCGGGACTGGCTCAGCCCCTTCGAGCGCTTCTGGCTGCCGAAGCTCGACGCGCTCGGCACCGAGCTCGCCCGCGGGAAGCGCCAGCGGCGCCTCGCCGCCCCCACCGACCCCGCGCCGGGCACCCCGCCCGCCGCGACCACGAACCCCACGAAGGAGACCTGA
- a CDS encoding SRPBCC domain-containing protein, whose protein sequence is MVDVPTQLQSVTRTYRVDEREGDPTHVQSLEQTYPAAIEDVWEAVTTAERIQRWFLPISGDLRVGGRYQFDGNAGGEILTCEQPADGVAEYAVTWEMMGSVSWLTVRLAADGEDSTRFELEHTSRTADIPAEMWETFGPGATGVGWDGGLLGLSLHLGATEGSLAPSEAAEWAGTDEGRSFYRGAADGWAVAHTASGEDADAAQQRADATYGFYTGTGQEG, encoded by the coding sequence ATGGTCGACGTCCCCACCCAACTGCAGTCCGTCACCCGCACCTACCGCGTCGACGAGCGCGAGGGCGACCCCACGCACGTCCAGTCCCTCGAACAGACCTACCCGGCCGCGATCGAGGACGTCTGGGAGGCCGTCACCACCGCCGAGCGCATCCAGCGCTGGTTCCTGCCGATCAGCGGTGATCTCCGCGTCGGCGGGCGATACCAGTTCGACGGCAACGCGGGCGGCGAGATCCTCACCTGCGAGCAGCCCGCCGACGGCGTCGCCGAATACGCCGTGACCTGGGAGATGATGGGCTCGGTGTCCTGGCTGACGGTCCGACTGGCGGCCGACGGCGAGGACTCCACCCGCTTCGAGCTCGAGCACACCTCCCGCACCGCCGACATCCCCGCCGAGATGTGGGAGACCTTCGGCCCCGGCGCCACCGGCGTGGGCTGGGACGGCGGCCTGTTGGGCCTGTCCCTGCATCTCGGCGCCACCGAGGGCTCCCTCGCCCCGAGCGAGGCCGCGGAGTGGGCGGGCACCGACGAGGGCCGTTCCTTCTACCGCGGCGCGGCCGACGGCTGGGCCGTTGCCCACACCGCTTCCGGCGAGGACGCGGACGCCGCTCAGCAGCGGGCTGACGCCACCTACGGCTTCTACACAGGCACCGGCCAGGAGGGCTGA
- a CDS encoding class I SAM-dependent methyltransferase — translation MPQTPSPAPADQPGPDAIYAEPRLAACYDVFDGERDDLDHYRAILVELGARTVIDVGCGTGSLATLLAAEGLQVTGADPALASLEVARAKPGAEAVTWIHGTAADLPRLAADAAVMTGNVAQVFLTEEAWAENLRAIRGALRKGGTLVFESRRPERRAWEAWQADDGESVHEVPGIGRVVARPRTFEVALPLVTFSDEFTFEDGSVLFSTSTLRWRDEAELRSTLTAAGFAVQEIRDAPDRPGREYVVLARAV, via the coding sequence ATGCCGCAGACCCCCTCCCCCGCACCCGCCGACCAGCCCGGACCCGACGCGATCTACGCCGAGCCGCGCCTCGCCGCCTGCTACGACGTCTTCGACGGCGAGCGCGACGACCTCGACCACTACCGCGCGATCCTCGTCGAGCTCGGCGCCCGCACCGTGATCGACGTGGGCTGCGGAACCGGATCGCTCGCCACGCTGCTGGCGGCGGAGGGCCTGCAGGTCACCGGTGCGGACCCGGCGCTCGCCTCCCTCGAGGTGGCCCGCGCCAAGCCCGGCGCGGAGGCGGTGACCTGGATCCACGGCACCGCCGCCGACCTCCCCCGCCTCGCGGCCGATGCCGCCGTGATGACGGGCAACGTCGCCCAGGTGTTCCTCACGGAGGAGGCGTGGGCGGAGAACCTCCGAGCGATCCGCGGCGCGCTGCGCAAGGGTGGGACGCTGGTGTTCGAGAGCCGCCGGCCGGAGCGCCGGGCCTGGGAGGCATGGCAGGCCGACGACGGCGAGTCCGTGCACGAGGTGCCGGGCATCGGCCGCGTGGTGGCGCGGCCCCGCACCTTCGAGGTGGCGCTGCCGCTGGTCACCTTCTCCGACGAGTTCACCTTCGAGGACGGCTCCGTCCTCTTCTCCACCTCCACGCTGCGCTGGCGCGATGAGGCGGAGCTGCGATCCACGCTCACCGCTGCGGGCTTCGCGGTCCAGGAGATCCGCGACGCCCCGGACCGGCCCGGGCGGGAGTACGTGGTCCTCGCCCGGGCCGTCTGA
- a CDS encoding dihydrolipoyl dehydrogenase family protein: protein MAHETTTPAEITVDVIVIGGGPVGENVAQYAIEGTDLTAAIVEGELLGGECSYYACMPSKALLRPLAVADAAAHLPGLVAPSLDRDALLARRDTWVSHYDDAGQVSWAEGAGLQVVRGHGRIVGEREVLVEAADESAGAGPTRILARRAVVIATGSEAVVPGPLRDLAPWTSRDATGVQEVPGELVIIGGGVVAVEAATWMAALGTKVTLLVRGDSLLSGLEPFAGEHVLEALRDRGVTVELGTSVVSGSREEARATGLGRVHGGRVTLQVEDSRGRREISADEVLAATGRRPALGDLGLETIGLSAEDVLAAGAPSDAAADAAAGDATGSPLPGWLHAVGDASGEAPLTHWGKYRARVIGQAIRAGATGEALEPVPEQVPVPQVVFTDPQATSVGLTEEQAREEGHDVVTARVPFAGAAGSALLRDDVTGTAQLVVDRSTTMLVGATFVGPDASELIHAATIAIVGQVPVHVLRHAVPSYPTVSELWLRLLEELPVELRRG from the coding sequence ATGGCACACGAGACCACCACCCCCGCCGAGATCACCGTCGACGTCATCGTGATCGGCGGCGGCCCCGTCGGCGAGAACGTCGCGCAGTACGCGATCGAGGGCACCGACCTCACCGCGGCGATCGTCGAGGGCGAGCTGCTGGGCGGCGAGTGCTCCTACTACGCCTGCATGCCGTCCAAGGCGCTGCTGCGCCCGCTCGCCGTCGCGGACGCCGCCGCCCACCTGCCGGGACTCGTCGCGCCGAGCCTCGACCGCGACGCCCTCCTGGCGCGCCGCGACACCTGGGTCTCCCACTACGACGACGCCGGGCAGGTGAGCTGGGCCGAGGGCGCGGGGCTGCAGGTGGTGCGCGGGCACGGCCGGATCGTCGGCGAGCGCGAGGTGCTCGTCGAGGCGGCCGACGAGTCCGCAGGCGCAGGCCCCACCCGGATCCTCGCCCGCCGCGCGGTGGTGATCGCGACCGGCTCCGAGGCCGTGGTGCCCGGACCGCTGCGGGATCTCGCGCCGTGGACCTCGCGCGACGCGACCGGCGTGCAGGAGGTGCCGGGCGAGCTGGTGATCATCGGCGGCGGCGTGGTCGCGGTGGAGGCCGCGACCTGGATGGCGGCACTCGGCACCAAGGTCACCCTGCTCGTGCGCGGCGACTCCCTGCTCAGCGGACTCGAACCCTTCGCCGGTGAGCACGTGCTGGAGGCGCTGCGGGACCGGGGCGTCACCGTCGAGCTCGGCACCTCCGTGGTCTCCGGTTCCCGGGAGGAGGCGCGCGCCACCGGGCTGGGCCGCGTCCACGGCGGGCGGGTGACCCTGCAGGTCGAGGACTCCCGCGGACGACGCGAGATCTCGGCCGACGAGGTCCTGGCCGCGACCGGACGTCGGCCCGCGCTGGGGGACCTCGGCCTCGAGACGATCGGGCTGAGCGCCGAGGACGTGCTCGCCGCCGGCGCCCCCTCCGACGCCGCGGCAGACGCCGCGGCCGGTGACGCGACCGGCTCCCCGCTCCCCGGGTGGCTGCACGCGGTGGGCGATGCGAGCGGGGAGGCGCCGCTGACGCACTGGGGCAAGTACCGCGCCCGCGTGATCGGGCAGGCGATCCGCGCCGGCGCGACCGGCGAGGCCCTCGAGCCGGTGCCCGAGCAGGTCCCGGTCCCCCAGGTGGTGTTCACCGATCCGCAGGCCACCTCCGTCGGCCTCACCGAGGAGCAGGCACGGGAGGAGGGCCACGACGTGGTCACCGCGCGAGTGCCCTTCGCCGGCGCGGCCGGTTCCGCGCTGCTGCGCGACGACGTGACCGGCACCGCCCAGCTGGTCGTGGACCGTTCCACGACGATGCTGGTCGGAGCCACGTTCGTGGGGCCCGACGCCTCCGAGCTGATCCACGCGGCGACCATCGCGATCGTGGGCCAGGTGCCGGTCCACGTGCTCCGCCACGCCGTGCCGAGCTATCCCACCGTCTCCGAGCTGTGGCTGCGGCTGCTCGAGGAGCTGCCGGTGGAGCTGCGTCGTGGCTGA
- a CDS encoding NAD-dependent succinate-semialdehyde dehydrogenase, with protein MTENREQELLAGVPGELFIDGRWRAAEGDETLDVRDPATGEVISTIASASAADAQAAIDAAADAFPDWAATPARERGELLRRAFDLLTERAEEFALLMTLEMGKPLAESRGEVTYGGEFLRWFSEEAVRVQGRYGATPEGTGRMIVSQHPVGPCYLITPWNFPLAMATRKIAPALAAGCTVVIKPAQLTPLTTLAFVKLLEEAGLPAGVVNVVTSRSSSAVSEPILADPRLRKLSFTGSTEVGRSLLAQAAPGVLRTSMELGGNAPFVVFEDADLDAAVQGAMLAKFRNIGQACTAANRFIVHRSLAEEFARRVTEEVSALGVGRGTEDGVSIGPLIDGDAVDKAVSLVEDAVERGAEVTTGGSRIDGPGTFFEATVLTGVRPGSSLLREEIFGPVLAIVPFDTEDEAVRLANDTEYGLVSYVYTQDLARGQRMIERLETGMMGLNMGVVSNAAAPFGGWKMSGLGREGGAEGIHEYLQSKYTLTPDPF; from the coding sequence ATGACCGAGAACCGTGAGCAGGAGCTGCTGGCCGGAGTCCCCGGCGAGCTGTTCATCGACGGGCGCTGGCGCGCGGCGGAGGGCGACGAGACCCTCGATGTGCGCGACCCCGCCACCGGCGAGGTGATCAGCACGATCGCCTCCGCCTCCGCGGCTGATGCCCAGGCCGCGATCGACGCCGCGGCCGACGCCTTCCCCGACTGGGCGGCGACCCCGGCCCGGGAGCGCGGCGAGCTGCTGCGCCGCGCCTTCGACCTGCTCACCGAGCGGGCCGAGGAGTTCGCGCTGCTCATGACGCTCGAGATGGGCAAGCCGCTGGCGGAGTCCCGCGGCGAGGTGACCTACGGCGGCGAATTCCTGCGCTGGTTCAGCGAGGAGGCGGTGCGGGTCCAGGGCCGGTATGGCGCGACGCCCGAGGGCACCGGGCGGATGATCGTCTCCCAGCACCCCGTGGGCCCCTGCTACCTCATCACCCCGTGGAACTTCCCGCTCGCGATGGCGACGCGGAAGATCGCCCCCGCGCTCGCGGCCGGCTGCACCGTGGTCATCAAGCCCGCGCAGCTGACGCCGCTGACCACCCTGGCGTTCGTGAAGCTCCTCGAGGAGGCGGGTCTGCCCGCCGGCGTGGTCAACGTGGTCACCTCCCGCTCCTCGAGCGCGGTCTCCGAGCCGATCCTCGCCGATCCGCGGCTGCGCAAGCTCTCCTTCACCGGATCCACCGAGGTGGGGCGCTCGCTGCTGGCCCAGGCCGCGCCGGGCGTGCTGCGCACCTCGATGGAGCTCGGCGGCAACGCGCCCTTCGTAGTCTTCGAGGACGCGGACCTCGACGCCGCGGTCCAGGGGGCGATGCTCGCGAAGTTCCGCAACATCGGCCAGGCCTGCACCGCTGCGAACCGCTTCATCGTCCACCGCTCGCTGGCCGAGGAGTTCGCCCGCCGCGTCACCGAGGAGGTCTCAGCGCTCGGTGTGGGACGCGGCACCGAGGACGGCGTGAGCATCGGCCCGCTCATCGACGGGGACGCGGTCGACAAGGCCGTCTCCCTCGTGGAGGATGCCGTGGAGCGCGGCGCGGAGGTCACCACCGGAGGCTCGCGGATCGACGGACCAGGCACCTTCTTCGAGGCGACGGTGCTGACCGGGGTCCGGCCCGGCAGCTCGCTGCTGCGCGAGGAGATCTTCGGCCCTGTGCTCGCGATCGTCCCCTTCGACACCGAGGACGAGGCCGTGCGCCTGGCCAACGACACCGAGTACGGGTTGGTCTCCTACGTGTACACGCAGGATCTCGCCCGCGGTCAGCGCATGATCGAACGCCTGGAGACGGGGATGATGGGCCTGAACATGGGCGTGGTCTCCAACGCCGCGGCACCCTTCGGCGGCTGGAAGATGTCGGGCCTGGGCCGCGAGGGCGGTGCCGAGGGGATCCATGAATACCTCCAGTCGAAGTACACCCTCACGCCCGACCCGTTCTGA
- a CDS encoding HNH endonuclease signature motif containing protein produces MSAVEERPTPFGDDGRDDAAAAGAEEAFLESLPPRLREVRARRELTRDDLPRRGDSMDDPQLSAATQRVWDAERAEARCLAEKHRALADLYEHEGEYEEICEVDSVDAARAGLALRVTSGAATWQLRDAYQAVHLFPRCLDRLETGGMPTAWFQKMLRTSRPLSDDSRRKLDIAVSSWSPDISPERFFTLLKALIALLEQRENRPDPAAGLRRMVELLPSVEPGVGTIQVSGPIPDVLAQWKRLDECARAVQAAQRAALKEGTEIPHDPDGRVLETGRALPLHELRFALLAGADLDLEGVAVPAGRFRLNVMVPALTLLGASDEPGMLDGTIPLPPSMARSLAGGEGAWYRVLTDPTSGAFLPLPADRYVPTAAMLEHLRIRHSMCAVPGCTRSTSWASECDHIEECHRGNPEVGGPTEVENLHLLCWQHHLDKTTGLLDPTRLPSGRTEPGRTRWAIGRHGDAVTVIDDLDTASIRIAEDLADAWSCFLRGIRSAEPFADSGADPVADPVAGPPPPAPEPDRAGRVIPMTPPPGDDSGPPPSHPSRDRRPRGSTEIPEGPWGEHGPPPF; encoded by the coding sequence ATGAGTGCAGTGGAGGAGCGGCCGACGCCGTTCGGGGACGACGGCCGCGACGACGCTGCGGCGGCCGGCGCGGAGGAGGCGTTCCTCGAGTCACTGCCTCCGCGTCTGCGCGAGGTCCGCGCGCGCCGGGAGCTGACCCGTGACGACCTGCCTCGCCGCGGGGACAGCATGGACGACCCCCAGCTCAGCGCTGCCACGCAGCGGGTATGGGATGCGGAGAGGGCCGAGGCTCGCTGCCTGGCGGAGAAGCATCGCGCCCTGGCCGATCTCTACGAGCATGAGGGTGAGTACGAGGAGATCTGCGAGGTCGACTCCGTCGATGCCGCCCGTGCGGGGCTCGCGCTGAGGGTCACCAGCGGTGCCGCGACGTGGCAGCTGCGAGACGCCTATCAGGCGGTGCACCTGTTTCCGCGCTGCCTTGATCGTCTGGAAACCGGGGGGATGCCGACGGCCTGGTTCCAGAAGATGCTGAGGACTTCCCGCCCCCTGTCGGATGATTCTCGCAGGAAACTGGATATCGCCGTCTCGTCCTGGTCGCCGGATATCAGTCCCGAACGCTTCTTCACCCTGCTCAAGGCGCTCATCGCCCTGCTCGAACAGCGCGAGAACCGGCCGGACCCCGCGGCCGGCCTCCGCCGCATGGTGGAGCTCTTGCCGAGCGTCGAACCGGGGGTGGGGACGATCCAGGTCAGCGGTCCGATCCCCGACGTCCTCGCGCAGTGGAAGAGGCTCGACGAGTGCGCCCGCGCCGTCCAGGCCGCTCAGCGCGCCGCGCTGAAGGAGGGCACCGAGATCCCCCACGACCCCGACGGACGGGTCCTGGAGACAGGGCGGGCGCTGCCCCTGCACGAGCTGCGCTTCGCGCTGCTCGCCGGCGCCGACCTGGACCTCGAAGGAGTCGCGGTGCCGGCGGGGCGGTTCCGCCTGAACGTCATGGTTCCCGCGCTCACGCTGCTCGGAGCGTCGGACGAGCCGGGCATGCTCGACGGCACGATCCCGCTGCCGCCGTCGATGGCGCGCTCGCTCGCCGGGGGCGAGGGTGCCTGGTACCGGGTCCTCACCGACCCGACCAGCGGCGCGTTCCTGCCTCTACCGGCAGACAGGTACGTCCCCACCGCGGCGATGCTCGAGCATCTCCGGATCCGCCACAGCATGTGCGCGGTCCCGGGATGCACTCGGAGCACCTCGTGGGCCTCGGAGTGCGATCACATCGAGGAGTGCCACCGGGGCAATCCGGAGGTCGGAGGCCCGACGGAGGTCGAGAACCTTCACCTGCTGTGCTGGCAGCACCACCTCGACAAGACCACCGGCCTGCTGGACCCCACCCGCCTGCCCAGCGGCCGCACCGAGCCAGGCCGCACCCGGTGGGCGATCGGCCGGCACGGGGACGCCGTCACCGTGATCGATGACCTCGACACCGCGAGCATCCGGATCGCCGAGGACCTGGCCGACGCCTGGAGCTGCTTCCTGCGCGGCATCCGTTCCGCCGAACCCTTCGCCGACTCGGGTGCTGACCCGGTCGCCGACCCCGTCGCCGGCCCTCCGCCACCAGCTCCGGAACCGGACCGCGCCGGCCGCGTGATCCCGATGACGCCACCACCCGGCGACGACAGCGGACCTCCGCCCTCTCACCCGTCGCGAGACCGACGACCCCGTGGCAGCACCGAGATCCCCGAGGGGCCCTGGGGCGAGCACGGACCCCCACCCTTCTGA